Proteins encoded within one genomic window of Candidatus Brevundimonas colombiensis:
- a CDS encoding ArsC family reductase has translation MTYTLYGIPNCDTVKKARVWLEQHGVDYVFHDYKKAGADAGRLGQWIDEHGWETVLNRAGTTFKKLPDADKAGIDRDKAIALMLAQPSMIKRPVLDLGDRRLIGFKPEDYEAAFS, from the coding sequence ATGACCTACACCCTATACGGCATTCCGAACTGCGACACGGTCAAGAAGGCGCGGGTCTGGCTGGAGCAGCATGGGGTCGACTATGTGTTTCACGACTACAAGAAGGCCGGGGCGGATGCGGGGCGGCTGGGCCAGTGGATCGACGAGCACGGGTGGGAGACGGTGCTGAACCGGGCCGGGACGACGTTCAAAAAGTTGCCGGACGCGGACAAGGCGGGGATCGACAGGGACAAGGCCATCGCCCTGATGCTGGCCCAGCCGTCGATGATCAAACGGCCGGTGCTGGACCTGGGCGACCGTCGCCTGATCGGCTTCAAGCCCGAGGATTACGAAGCGGCCTTCAGCTGA
- a CDS encoding endonuclease/exonuclease/phosphatase family protein, with protein MIARRTLLAAGAFSPLAACATVPTARPGPELKLATFNIWHNQGDWTARRPLLIAALKAQNADVIALQEVLQDAAVGLENQASMLARELGGYRVAFVSTDPEGAPRRYGNALLTRLPVLAEASTRLEPLDDFRTALRLRVSVQGRPVDVVVTHLAWQDDAGPVRARQIASLMDWLPHDGAPLVVMGDFNATQDDQGLSVLTGPRFFSALPRGSVVTTLNPAKGHPNRVIDHIFAERSAFAPVAAHLFGDTPTNDEYPSDHFGVAATLRLS; from the coding sequence GTGATCGCGCGCCGCACCCTGCTGGCCGCCGGGGCGTTCTCGCCGCTGGCGGCCTGCGCCACCGTCCCGACGGCCCGGCCCGGCCCCGAACTGAAGCTCGCCACCTTCAACATCTGGCACAATCAGGGCGACTGGACCGCGCGGCGTCCGCTGCTGATCGCGGCGCTGAAGGCGCAGAACGCCGATGTCATCGCCCTGCAGGAGGTGTTGCAGGACGCCGCCGTGGGGCTGGAGAATCAGGCGTCCATGCTGGCGCGCGAACTGGGCGGCTATCGCGTCGCCTTCGTCTCGACCGATCCCGAGGGCGCGCCCCGCCGCTACGGCAACGCCCTTCTGACCCGCCTGCCCGTCCTGGCCGAGGCCTCGACACGGCTGGAGCCGCTGGACGATTTCCGCACCGCCCTGCGTCTGCGCGTCTCGGTTCAGGGTCGCCCCGTCGATGTCGTCGTCACCCATCTGGCCTGGCAGGACGACGCCGGCCCCGTGCGCGCCCGTCAGATTGCGTCGCTGATGGACTGGCTGCCGCACGACGGCGCGCCCCTGGTCGTCATGGGCGACTTCAACGCGACCCAGGACGACCAGGGCCTGTCGGTCCTGACCGGCCCCCGGTTCTTCAGCGCCCTGCCGCGCGGATCGGTCGTCACCACCCTGAACCCGGCCAAGGGCCACCCGAACCGCGTCATCGACCACATCTTCGCCGAACGGTCGGCCTTCGCCCCCGTCGCGGCCCATCTGTTCGGCGATACGCCCACGAACGACGAATATCCGTCCGACCACTTCGGCGTGGCCGCGACGCTTCGCCTCAGCTGA
- a CDS encoding DUF6249 domain-containing protein, which yields MDDFIPIFAIFAVFGTITAIVFGPTFLKYKEKRDMQVTVRQAVDKGLELPPELLDAMTKDVERSLPSRTKDIRKGVLSLAAGVGIAGFGIVVEGATHVWGGNGAGALLGIACIPIAIGIAFIVLGFFNPNKA from the coding sequence ATGGACGACTTCATTCCGATCTTCGCCATCTTCGCCGTGTTCGGCACCATCACCGCCATCGTGTTCGGCCCCACCTTCCTGAAATACAAGGAGAAGCGGGACATGCAGGTGACGGTGCGCCAGGCGGTCGACAAGGGGCTGGAGCTGCCGCCCGAGTTGCTGGATGCGATGACCAAGGACGTGGAGCGCAGCCTGCCGTCGCGCACCAAGGACATCCGCAAGGGGGTGCTGAGCCTGGCGGCGGGCGTCGGCATCGCCGGCTTCGGCATCGTGGTGGAGGGGGCGACCCACGTCTGGGGCGGCAACGGCGCCGGCGCGCTGCTGGGCATCGCCTGCATTCCGATCGCCATCGGCATCGCCTTCATCGTCCTGGGCTTCTTCAACCCGAACAAGGCGTGA
- a CDS encoding sigma-70 family RNA polymerase sigma factor, translated as MSKSLRDFHDVELAAQAAAGGRREYGELVRRHGSAVRGLLRRMGAAPSLADDVAQDAFLQGFQRCSEFRGQGTFAGWIKKIAARLYLKRVAKEARYVAEVEADQAEAAVDRGGLMDLDEALKSLNETERVCVSLCHGAGMSHPEIAAALNLPLGTVKSHVKRGLDKLRARLSPAQGDGRSVHVG; from the coding sequence ATGAGCAAATCCTTGCGCGATTTCCACGATGTCGAGCTGGCGGCCCAGGCGGCCGCCGGCGGACGGCGGGAGTATGGCGAACTGGTCCGCCGGCACGGCTCAGCGGTGCGCGGGCTGCTGCGCCGCATGGGGGCGGCCCCGTCCCTGGCCGACGACGTGGCGCAGGACGCCTTTCTTCAGGGATTCCAGCGGTGTTCAGAGTTTCGGGGGCAGGGGACGTTCGCGGGCTGGATCAAGAAGATCGCCGCGCGGCTTTATCTGAAGCGGGTCGCCAAGGAGGCGCGCTACGTCGCCGAGGTGGAGGCCGATCAGGCCGAGGCCGCGGTGGATCGCGGCGGGCTGATGGACCTGGACGAAGCGTTGAAATCGCTGAACGAAACCGAACGGGTGTGCGTCTCCCTGTGCCACGGCGCGGGGATGTCCCACCCCGAAATCGCGGCAGCCTTGAATTTGCCGCTGGGAACGGTGAAATCCCATGTCAAACGTGGTCTGGATAAACTCCGCGCCCGGCTTTCGCCGGCGCAAGGCGACGGGAGGTCGGTGCATGTCGGCTGA
- the panB gene encoding 3-methyl-2-oxobutanoate hydroxymethyltransferase — translation MSIQTQETVKRISVPDIAGRKGGEPIVCLTAYDAPMAALLDPHCDVLLVGDSLGMAVHGLPNTVGVTLEMMILHGQAVVRGARRALVVVDMPFGSYEGGKDVAYANCVRVMKETGAQAVKLETSIELAEIVAFLVQRGIPVMGHVGLRPQAILAEGGFKAKGKTDGERERVLAEARATAEAGAFCLVIEGVAESLAREITETLDVPTIGIGASSACDGQVLVVNDMLGIFDWTPRFVRKYADLRTEIDRAAAAFAADVKTRRFPAEVETYFSKKPASQ, via the coding sequence ATGTCCATCCAGACCCAGGAGACCGTGAAGCGGATCTCGGTTCCCGATATCGCGGGGCGAAAGGGCGGCGAGCCGATCGTCTGCCTGACCGCCTATGACGCGCCGATGGCGGCGCTGCTGGACCCGCATTGCGACGTGCTGCTGGTGGGCGACAGCCTGGGCATGGCGGTCCATGGCCTGCCCAATACGGTGGGCGTGACGCTGGAGATGATGATCCTGCACGGCCAGGCGGTGGTGCGCGGGGCGCGGCGCGCCCTGGTGGTCGTGGACATGCCGTTCGGCTCCTACGAAGGGGGCAAGGACGTCGCCTACGCCAACTGCGTGCGGGTGATGAAGGAGACCGGCGCCCAGGCGGTGAAGCTGGAAACCAGCATCGAACTGGCCGAGATCGTCGCCTTCCTGGTTCAGCGCGGCATTCCGGTGATGGGCCACGTCGGCCTGCGCCCTCAGGCGATCCTGGCCGAGGGCGGCTTCAAGGCCAAGGGCAAGACCGACGGCGAGCGCGAACGGGTGCTGGCCGAGGCGCGGGCGACCGCCGAGGCCGGGGCCTTCTGCCTGGTGATCGAGGGGGTGGCGGAATCGCTGGCGCGCGAGATCACCGAGACGCTGGACGTTCCCACCATCGGCATCGGCGCCTCGTCCGCCTGCGACGGTCAGGTGCTGGTGGTCAACGACATGCTGGGGATATTCGACTGGACGCCCCGCTTCGTACGCAAATACGCCGATCTGCGCACCGAGATCGACCGCGCCGCCGCCGCATTCGCCGCCGATGTGAAAACCCGCCGTTTTCCTGCCGAAGTCGAGACCTACTTCTCGAAAAAGCCGGCGTCGCAGTAA
- a CDS encoding tetratricopeptide repeat protein encodes MKRLARTWLPVFGVVLVVALIGALGWWGWDSLNANKAAKAAEAYDRGMEALRADKPMDARAAFEEAVKEGNGAYKVLALQQQAGLAVSANKFPEAVRLFDEAAKASSDPILSDPPALKAAFLIMDTAPLAEIEKRLEPLADDKRPLHAFAQQALALARLQHGKTKEARETFVQLQLGQNVPDSIRQQAQIAVESIDAGTAGALADIIRDAAKATPPAAGPANAMTPSAAPAAAPAQQ; translated from the coding sequence TTGAAGCGCCTCGCCCGCACCTGGCTGCCGGTTTTCGGCGTCGTGCTGGTCGTCGCCCTGATCGGGGCGCTGGGCTGGTGGGGCTGGGACAGCCTGAACGCCAACAAGGCCGCCAAGGCCGCCGAGGCCTATGATCGCGGCATGGAGGCCCTGCGCGCCGACAAGCCGATGGACGCCCGCGCCGCCTTCGAGGAGGCGGTCAAGGAAGGCAATGGCGCCTATAAGGTCCTGGCTTTGCAGCAGCAGGCCGGTCTGGCCGTCAGCGCCAACAAATTCCCCGAAGCCGTCCGTCTGTTCGACGAGGCGGCCAAGGCGTCCAGCGATCCGATCCTGTCCGATCCGCCCGCGCTGAAGGCCGCCTTCCTGATCATGGACACCGCGCCCCTGGCCGAGATCGAAAAGCGGCTGGAGCCGCTGGCCGACGACAAGCGCCCGCTGCACGCCTTCGCCCAGCAGGCCCTGGCCCTGGCCCGTCTGCAGCACGGCAAGACCAAGGAGGCGCGCGAGACCTTCGTTCAGCTGCAACTGGGCCAGAACGTGCCGGATTCGATCCGTCAGCAGGCCCAGATCGCGGTGGAGAGCATCGACGCCGGAACCGCCGGCGCGCTGGCCGACATCATCCGCGACGCCGCCAAGGCCACGCCGCCCGCCGCCGGACCCGCGAACGCCATGACCCCCTCGGCAGCGCCCGCCGCCGCGCCCGCCCAACAGTGA
- a CDS encoding PQQ-like beta-propeller repeat protein, with protein sequence MNRVLKVALICGVAATMASCGSVRRNLPFGLGGKEGPKATASAGDRISVLEFEQQLAPSAALSGRDYFLPGPQAVTAWTQPGGTAENLVEHVIAAPNFQIAWKRGIGSGSARVGNVMAPIVAADGKIFVLDGESTVSAVSADTGAVLWKVNVKNAERDRNGGFGGGLAVGAGKVFVSSGYRSMTALDANTGAVAWTQQVDAPIHGAPTVSGNRVFVVDVDSQLFAFDTTTGAQDWTYRGIAEPARVMRASSPAVSGTTVVAPFASGQLVALSTLNGQAVWEETLSRTSRTSALSEVRDVAGRPVISRGMVYAVSHSGVLSAMDLRSGQAKWQLPVTGVNAPLPVGDAVFVVSKSGQLITANRDTGQIYWTRELNQGRERREGGFLTFGRHTITPQWSGPLLASNRLVMVNSFGEAVAFDPKTGAAQATLKLGAPAYIAPAAYNGALYVLTDNGQLICIR encoded by the coding sequence ATGAACCGAGTTCTGAAAGTCGCGCTGATCTGCGGCGTCGCCGCGACCATGGCGTCATGCGGCTCCGTGCGCCGCAACCTGCCCTTCGGCCTGGGCGGCAAGGAAGGTCCGAAAGCGACGGCCTCGGCCGGCGACCGGATCTCGGTGCTGGAGTTCGAGCAGCAGCTGGCGCCGTCGGCCGCCCTGTCCGGCCGCGACTATTTCCTGCCCGGCCCGCAGGCGGTCACCGCCTGGACCCAGCCCGGCGGCACGGCCGAGAACCTGGTCGAACACGTCATCGCCGCCCCGAACTTCCAGATCGCCTGGAAGCGCGGCATCGGCTCCGGCTCCGCGCGCGTCGGCAACGTCATGGCGCCGATCGTCGCCGCCGACGGAAAAATCTTCGTTCTGGACGGCGAATCGACCGTCTCCGCGGTGTCGGCCGACACCGGCGCGGTGCTGTGGAAGGTCAACGTCAAGAACGCCGAGCGCGACCGCAACGGCGGCTTCGGCGGCGGTCTGGCGGTCGGCGCGGGCAAGGTGTTCGTCTCCTCCGGCTACCGCTCCATGACGGCGCTGGACGCCAACACCGGCGCCGTGGCCTGGACCCAGCAGGTGGACGCCCCGATCCATGGCGCCCCGACCGTGTCGGGCAATCGCGTCTTCGTGGTCGATGTGGACAGCCAGCTGTTCGCCTTCGACACCACGACCGGCGCCCAGGACTGGACCTATCGCGGCATCGCCGAGCCCGCGCGCGTCATGCGCGCCTCCAGCCCGGCGGTCAGCGGCACCACGGTCGTCGCCCCCTTCGCCTCGGGCCAGCTGGTCGCGCTGAGCACCTTGAACGGCCAGGCGGTGTGGGAAGAGACCCTGTCGCGCACCAGCCGCACCAGCGCCCTGTCCGAGGTTCGCGACGTGGCGGGCCGCCCGGTCATCAGCCGCGGCATGGTCTATGCCGTCAGCCATTCCGGCGTCTTGTCGGCGATGGACCTGCGTTCGGGCCAGGCCAAATGGCAACTGCCGGTGACGGGCGTCAACGCGCCCCTGCCGGTCGGCGACGCCGTGTTCGTGGTGTCCAAGTCGGGCCAGCTGATCACCGCCAATCGCGACACAGGCCAGATCTACTGGACGCGCGAGCTGAACCAGGGCCGCGAGCGTCGCGAGGGCGGTTTCCTGACCTTCGGCCGCCATACGATCACGCCCCAATGGTCCGGCCCGCTGCTGGCTTCGAACCGTCTGGTGATGGTGAACTCGTTCGGCGAGGCGGTGGCCTTCGATCCCAAGACCGGCGCGGCCCAGGCCACGTTGAAGCTGGGCGCGCCGGCCTATATCGCCCCGGCCGCCTATAATGGCGCCCTGTATGTGCTGACCGATAACGGCCAGCTGATCTGCATCCGCTGA
- the der gene encoding ribosome biogenesis GTPase Der, with protein sequence MALKVAIVGRPNVGKSTLFNRLVGKRLALVDDRPGVTRDRRYADGNIGDMDLTLIDTAGYEDVTDESLEARMREQTEAALDDAELIMFMMDAREGVTSLDRIFAERLRKVHKPIILLANKSESRESGGGVGEAHALGFGEPVPISAEHGEGMADLYAAIVAASQDIFFEEVDAPDKPIRIAVIGRPNAGKSTLINRLIGDDRLLTGPEAGITRDSISVDWQFEGKNIRLVDTAGMRRKARVQEKLEKLSVADTIRAITFAEVVILMMDKDDAFDTQDLQLADLVEREGRALVYVASKWDLEDEPQSRMAKLKGMAEDKLPQLKGSPFVALSSHSGRGVERLMPAVLQAYDTWSVKVKTKDLNTWLSMATQRHPPPAVDGKRIKPKYIAQTKARPPTFVLMANRAEAMPEHYKRYLVNSIRESFDLPGTPIRLNVKSSGVNPYAEGGAKSGPERYKGDAKTAPRRVKKAEKEEALSKLPGKALEQKKTRKAQPKVLGGLKSSASKKAGSSVAVQKGARGGARQVSRSGRVRTGQKGGAKR encoded by the coding sequence ATGGCTCTGAAGGTCGCCATCGTCGGCCGCCCCAATGTGGGCAAGTCGACCCTGTTCAACCGCCTCGTCGGCAAGCGTTTGGCGCTTGTCGACGATCGCCCCGGCGTGACCCGCGACCGGCGCTACGCCGACGGCAATATCGGCGACATGGACCTGACGCTGATCGACACGGCGGGTTATGAGGACGTCACCGACGAAAGCCTGGAAGCCCGGATGCGCGAGCAGACCGAGGCCGCGCTGGACGACGCCGAACTGATCATGTTCATGATGGATGCGCGCGAAGGCGTGACGTCGCTGGACCGCATCTTCGCCGAGCGCCTGCGCAAGGTGCACAAGCCGATCATCCTCTTGGCCAACAAGTCCGAAAGCCGCGAGAGCGGTGGCGGCGTCGGCGAGGCGCACGCCCTGGGCTTTGGCGAGCCGGTGCCGATCTCGGCCGAGCATGGCGAGGGGATGGCCGATCTGTACGCCGCCATCGTCGCCGCGTCGCAGGACATCTTCTTCGAGGAGGTCGATGCGCCGGACAAGCCGATCCGCATCGCCGTGATCGGCCGCCCGAACGCAGGCAAGTCGACCCTGATCAACCGCCTGATCGGCGACGACCGACTGCTGACCGGGCCGGAGGCGGGGATCACCCGCGATTCCATCTCGGTGGACTGGCAATTCGAGGGCAAGAACATTCGCCTGGTCGACACGGCCGGGATGCGTCGCAAGGCGCGGGTGCAGGAGAAGCTGGAGAAGCTGTCGGTCGCCGACACCATCCGGGCCATCACCTTCGCCGAAGTCGTCATCCTGATGATGGACAAGGACGACGCCTTCGACACCCAGGACCTGCAGCTGGCCGACCTGGTCGAGCGCGAAGGCCGGGCCCTGGTCTATGTCGCGTCCAAATGGGACCTGGAGGACGAGCCCCAGTCCCGCATGGCCAAGCTGAAAGGCATGGCCGAGGACAAGCTGCCTCAGCTGAAGGGTTCGCCCTTCGTGGCCCTGTCGTCGCACAGCGGCCGTGGGGTCGAGCGGCTGATGCCCGCCGTGCTTCAGGCCTATGACACCTGGTCGGTCAAGGTGAAGACCAAGGACCTGAACACCTGGCTGTCCATGGCCACCCAGCGCCACCCGCCCCCCGCCGTCGACGGCAAGCGGATCAAGCCGAAATACATCGCCCAGACCAAGGCCCGTCCGCCGACCTTCGTGCTGATGGCCAATCGCGCCGAGGCGATGCCGGAGCATTACAAACGCTATCTGGTCAACTCGATCCGTGAGAGCTTCGACCTGCCGGGCACGCCGATCCGCCTGAACGTCAAGTCCAGCGGCGTGAACCCCTATGCCGAGGGCGGCGCCAAGTCGGGGCCGGAACGCTACAAGGGCGACGCCAAGACCGCGCCGCGCCGGGTCAAGAAGGCCGAGAAGGAAGAGGCCCTGTCCAAACTGCCCGGCAAGGCGCTGGAGCAGAAGAAGACCCGTAAGGCCCAGCCCAAGGTTCTGGGCGGCCTGAAATCCAGCGCCTCCAAGAAGGCGGGATCGTCCGTGGCGGTCCAGAAGGGCGCGCGCGGCGGCGCCCGTCAGGTGTCGCGCTCGGGCCGCGTGCGGACGGGGCAAAAGGGCGGCGCCAAGCGGTGA
- a CDS encoding NUDIX domain-containing protein, giving the protein MSDADPAVLPDRPTSRWLILDGQGRVLLFRFDYAEGPLAGTAFWATPGGGCDPGETYADAACRELFEETGLTVVDPGPEVAQRIACFRLPDGRMARVDQRFFLLRTDDFSLSASGWTEEEQRVLAEHRWWSIQDIRNSSQTIWPDDLADIVEGLQTMGS; this is encoded by the coding sequence ATGAGCGACGCCGATCCCGCCGTTCTGCCCGATCGGCCGACCTCGCGTTGGCTGATCCTGGACGGGCAGGGGCGGGTGCTGCTGTTCCGGTTCGACTATGCCGAGGGGCCGCTGGCCGGGACCGCCTTCTGGGCCACGCCCGGCGGCGGCTGTGATCCGGGCGAGACCTATGCGGACGCCGCGTGTCGTGAACTGTTCGAGGAAACCGGCCTGACGGTCGTCGATCCGGGACCGGAGGTGGCGCAGCGGATCGCGTGTTTCCGCCTGCCCGACGGGCGGATGGCGCGGGTGGATCAGCGGTTCTTCCTGCTGCGGACCGATGACTTTTCCCTGTCGGCGTCGGGCTGGACCGAAGAGGAACAGCGCGTGCTGGCCGAGCATCGGTGGTGGAGCATTCAGGACATCCGCAACTCAAGCCAGACGATCTGGCCTGACGATCTGGCGGATATCGTCGAGGGTTTGCAGACGATGGGAAGCTGA
- a CDS encoding LytTR family DNA-binding domain-containing protein, with protein sequence MPDRRLDRDPADPQAPSSLMRRLRRAPVAAAVGLFTAYSYAATVLAVAWYLRRGSPDLSLDASLFWAALSYTPWLGVAGLTWAVIRRLGAGWRAAGVLAVLMPGVVPLIAALNARTDMGFLNPAGSGGEWAARTIDRLPVVLLLYTAVVAIGMAAASWRSARDARDRIAVLTAALSEARTLEPEQTHRLLVSTGRTRASIPVSDIEWFASAGNYVVVNWAGKEGLVRDTLQALEARLDPRLFARSHRSSLINLARVAQVQPLSDGAWRLTMNSGAELVVSRTYRDAVLEKLGRRPA encoded by the coding sequence ATGCCTGATCGTCGTCTGGATCGCGACCCTGCTGATCCGCAAGCGCCGTCGTCCCTTATGCGCCGGTTGAGGCGTGCGCCCGTGGCGGCGGCGGTCGGTCTGTTCACGGCCTACAGCTATGCGGCGACCGTGTTGGCCGTGGCCTGGTATCTGCGGCGCGGATCGCCGGATCTGTCCCTGGACGCCTCACTGTTCTGGGCGGCCCTGTCCTACACGCCCTGGCTGGGGGTGGCGGGGCTGACATGGGCGGTGATCCGTCGGCTCGGCGCCGGGTGGCGGGCGGCGGGCGTCCTGGCCGTCCTCATGCCGGGCGTCGTCCCCCTGATCGCCGCCCTCAACGCCCGCACCGACATGGGCTTTCTGAACCCTGCCGGTTCTGGCGGCGAATGGGCGGCGCGGACCATCGACCGGCTGCCGGTCGTCCTTCTGCTCTACACCGCCGTCGTCGCCATCGGCATGGCCGCCGCCTCTTGGCGCAGCGCCCGCGACGCCCGCGACCGGATCGCCGTCCTGACCGCCGCCCTGTCCGAAGCCCGCACGCTGGAGCCGGAGCAGACCCATCGCCTGCTGGTCTCCACGGGCCGGACGCGCGCCTCGATCCCGGTCAGCGACATCGAATGGTTCGCCTCCGCCGGCAATTATGTCGTCGTCAACTGGGCGGGCAAGGAGGGGCTGGTCCGCGACACCCTGCAGGCGCTGGAAGCGCGTCTGGACCCGCGCCTCTTCGCCCGCAGCCACCGATCCAGCCTGATCAACCTGGCCCGCGTCGCTCAGGTCCAGCCACTGTCGGACGGCGCCTGGCGGTTGACGATGAACAGCGGCGCGGAACTGGTGGTCAGCCGCACCTATCGCGACGCCGTGCTGGAAAAGCTGGGGCGCAGGCCGGCCTGA
- a CDS encoding SDR family NAD(P)-dependent oxidoreductase, producing the protein MSTTPAPLADRIALVVGASRGIGYESALALAKAGAHVIATARTQGGLEELDDAVFAATGRHATLIPFDLVDGGAIDRLGGAIFERFKKLDVWVHAAATMGPSGLTPVSHADPREFAKVEKTNFTAVYRLIRSLEPLLRASDAGRAIHFTTSVATNPRAFWGMYAATKAGAEALVKAWADEIESTPVRACIVDPGRMRTAMRAQAYPGEDPSVLPHPSQIGPLVVDLARPDATPPLTIRFQDWKAGPSIEALI; encoded by the coding sequence ATGTCGACCACCCCCGCCCCCCTCGCCGACCGCATCGCCCTTGTCGTCGGCGCATCGCGCGGCATCGGCTATGAAAGCGCCCTGGCCCTGGCCAAGGCGGGCGCCCATGTCATCGCCACGGCCCGCACCCAGGGCGGTCTGGAGGAGCTTGACGACGCCGTCTTCGCCGCCACCGGCCGCCACGCCACCCTCATCCCGTTCGACCTGGTGGACGGCGGCGCCATCGACCGGCTGGGGGGCGCGATCTTCGAACGTTTCAAGAAGCTGGACGTCTGGGTCCACGCCGCCGCGACCATGGGGCCGTCGGGCCTGACGCCGGTGTCCCACGCCGACCCGCGCGAGTTCGCCAAGGTCGAGAAGACCAACTTCACCGCCGTCTATCGCCTGATCCGTTCGCTGGAGCCGCTGCTGCGCGCCTCCGACGCCGGACGCGCCATTCATTTCACGACCAGCGTGGCGACCAATCCCCGCGCCTTCTGGGGCATGTACGCCGCGACCAAGGCGGGCGCCGAGGCCCTGGTGAAGGCCTGGGCCGATGAGATCGAGAGCACGCCCGTCCGCGCCTGCATCGTCGACCCCGGCCGGATGCGCACCGCGATGCGCGCCCAGGCCTATCCGGGCGAAGACCCGTCGGTCCTGCCCCATCCCTCCCAGATCGGTCCCCTGGTCGTCGACCTGGCCCGCCCGGATGCGACCCCGCCCCTGACCATCCGGTTCCAGGACTGGAAAGCCGGACCGTCGATCGAAGCCCTGATCTGA
- a CDS encoding MFS transporter, which translates to MTRLAIFLSVFASTLAVMIIMPILAPLIRAMGLSESQGGWMISIGSIVMAVTGAWWGAKSDHWGRKAVILAGFAGLCVSYAVYAVVIDLGLRGVLVGVPLLAALFVGRAFVGAFLPAAPAAAQAYMADTTTAETRSTGMALIGAASGLGMIAGPALGGALALRGLIWPMVLASVLPVLAFVMVALVVPRTPPRERSTTDRLSPFAPAVRGWLLIGLLLMLTIVTLQVSAGFYFQDRLNLSGPETARFLALSLSLVGLLLVATQTVQMKLLKWAPRRLVRAGAPFLMISLLVLLFTASRATYAGAYALFGVGAGLVIPGYMSGVSLAVDQDRQGAAAGLVTLMQGVAAIIAPLGSTLLYERAPGLPFAVAAVLCAGVILVGLLLAPAGRTRAVQTGNGAA; encoded by the coding sequence ATGACCCGTCTCGCGATCTTCCTGTCCGTCTTCGCCTCGACCCTGGCGGTCATGATCATCATGCCGATCCTGGCGCCCCTGATCCGGGCGATGGGATTGAGCGAAAGCCAGGGCGGCTGGATGATTTCCATCGGTTCGATCGTCATGGCGGTGACGGGAGCCTGGTGGGGCGCCAAGAGCGATCATTGGGGGCGCAAGGCCGTGATCCTGGCGGGGTTCGCCGGTCTGTGCGTCAGCTACGCCGTCTATGCCGTTGTGATCGACCTGGGGCTCAGGGGCGTCCTTGTCGGCGTCCCGCTTCTGGCGGCCTTGTTCGTCGGCAGGGCGTTTGTCGGGGCCTTCCTGCCCGCCGCCCCGGCCGCCGCCCAGGCCTATATGGCCGACACCACCACGGCCGAAACCCGCAGCACGGGAATGGCCCTGATCGGCGCGGCCAGCGGCCTGGGCATGATCGCGGGACCCGCCCTGGGCGGCGCCCTGGCGTTGAGGGGGCTGATCTGGCCGATGGTCCTGGCGTCGGTCCTGCCGGTTCTGGCCTTCGTCATGGTCGCCCTGGTGGTGCCGCGCACCCCGCCCAGGGAGCGATCGACCACCGATCGGCTCAGCCCGTTCGCTCCCGCCGTGCGCGGCTGGCTGTTGATCGGCCTGCTGTTGATGCTGACGATCGTGACGCTTCAGGTCAGCGCGGGCTTCTATTTTCAGGACCGCCTGAATCTGAGCGGGCCGGAGACGGCGCGGTTCCTGGCCCTGTCGCTGAGCTTGGTCGGCCTGCTGCTGGTGGCGACCCAGACGGTGCAGATGAAGCTGTTGAAATGGGCGCCGCGACGGCTGGTGCGGGCGGGCGCGCCCTTCCTGATGATCTCCCTGCTGGTCCTGTTGTTCACGGCCTCGCGCGCGACCTATGCGGGGGCCTACGCCCTGTTCGGCGTGGGGGCGGGACTGGTCATCCCGGGGTATATGTCGGGGGTCTCGCTGGCCGTGGATCAGGATCGTCAGGGTGCGGCGGCCGGTCTGGTCACACTGATGCAGGGTGTGGCCGCCATCATCGCGCCCCTGGGCAGCACCCTGTTGTACGAACGCGCGCCGGGCCTGCCGTTCGCCGTGGCCGCGGTCCTGTGCGCCGGTGTGATCCTGGTCGGCCTGCTGCTCGCTCCGGCGGGGCGGACGAGGGCGGTCCAGACCGGGAACGGCGCGGCTTGA